The Campylobacter concisus genome segment ATTTGACCGATTTTGCCTTTTATCTTATCTTTTTCTGCCTCTTCCCTATCATTATAAACTTTGCGAACAAGCAAATCTTCAACGCTATCTTCGCTTAGTTTTTCTCTTTTTAGGCACATACAGGCATTTGCATTACTCAAGACAGCAACGCCCATTTTCACATCATCAACAACTTTTGTAGCATGATCTAACGCACCACTTGGACAGGCGAGCACACATGGAAAAAGATCACATAAATAGCAACCTCTCTTTTTAGGATCGATGTATGCTGTACCATTTGAATATCCATCTTTTATATCAAGCAAACTTATACTGTGATAAGGACATACTTGTACACACTGTCCACATTTGACACAAAGATCATCGAAGTCATCAACCGCACCTGGTGGCCTAAGGTAGAGTTTATCGCCGCTACTTTTTGGCAAAATTTTACCTATGCCATATCCTGCGGCAGCTGCGACTGAGCCTAAGATTATAAATTTTCTTCTATCCACGTTTTGCCCTTAACGCGTTAAAATTTGAAGCATCGAGTGGTTTTATCCTTGGCGTGCTATCTTCAAGTAGCTTTATTGGCTCAGAAAATGGCGCGAGTTTGGCTAAAAAATTTAAGATACTAAAGACACTTGATCCATAGAAAAACTGCAAATTCGGATAATACTGCCAAAGCTGATCGGCATATGATAGGTGCATAAACGGCGTATCGCCATAGCCATCTTTATCTCTATCAAAGCTCTCATACTCATCATAATAATTTTTACTCCACCGATTTAATGCCATTTTATCGCCTGGAGTGTCGTTCGCAACGATATCCATATTGCCTATAAAATCATTATTTTCAAATATGCTTGTCCCCTGAGTAGCGTGAAAATATACGCCAACTACGTTGTGTAAAATTTTATTGCCTAAGAAATTTATCGTTGAGCCTGGCTGAAACGGCGAATTATCAAGCAAAATTCCTCTCGCATTATAGATAAGGGTATTATTTTCGATAGTAAAATTTGAAACATCTTTTAGACCAATACCAATACCAAAAGCACCGTCACTATCCATAACAAGATTATTTTTTATATTTGAGCCAGCTGAGTACATAAAAAACATTCCGACTGCATTGCCGATAAAATCGTTGTTTTCGACTAAATTTTGATTCGCATACATAAAGTGAAGCGAGTATCTACCGCGAATCGCTTTATTTTTTAAAAATTTATTGTGACTTGCATACCATGCAACCATATCACGGCTATCATAAATATAATTGCCTTCGATTAAATTTTCATGACTATACCAGAGTCTAACGGCATCACCTCTAAAGCCAAGACTGGCTCCCTTTTTAGAAGTGATGTTATTTTCAGTGATCTTTGAGCTACTACACTCTTTAAAATCAACCCCAAAAAGCACATCACTCAAGTCATTTTGCGTAATCAAGACATTATTTGCTTTATCACAGCCAATGCCAGCATCTAGCTCACCAAGGTCATTTCCGCTACCACTTATCTTTAAATTTCTAAGCGTAACATTTGAGGCAATAATCTTTACAACTGTGCCTTTACCATTTCCTTTTATATGAGCGTTTTTGCCCTCGCCAACGATACTAAGCGGCTTATTTATAGTTATACTTCCTTCATAGATGCCGTCCCCTAGCTTTATAACATCGCCAGGGCTAGCGTTATTTATTGCATCTTGAAGGATATTTGCAGAGCTAAAAATAGGCAAGAAAGCAAGGGCAAAATTGAAAATTTTACGCATTTAGCTCTTTTTTCTTTGAGAATACTGCAAGTATGCAAAATACGCTCATAGCGATCATAACCCAAAATCCGATACTTGGATAAGAGTGCGTTGTAAATTGTGCGACGCTACCATCACCTAAAACTGTTGGCATAAATGGTTTAATCTTAAATGCGCCCCACTCTTGCATATTGTGTCCATACCAGTAAAGCCATCCTGCAAATGCACTCATAAATAGCACAGGCGCGATAATGGTTGGAACCATAAGAAGTGAGTTAAATTTGCCGTTGTAATACAAAAATGCGAGCATACAAAGCGTTGAAATAAGCAAATAATAAGGTGCTATCGCTCGCTCTAAATTTCCACCATGCTCCATAGGATACATACCGATGTAGTGATTTATCGTATTCATCTCATGCACGTCACCACTATATCCATCTACGTGAAAATATACAGGAATTCCATCAGGAAAGGCTGATTTTGGATAATTTGGAGCTTCAAGAGAGACGTACCAGATAGGAAAAGATGGTGTGCCTATCTCTGCTTTCTGCTCGATCATCTTATGAAGATCGCTTGCTACATCTTTTGATAAAAGATGATTTTTATACTGAAATGAGCTATAAAGATTATATATACCGTAAGTATAAGATGGCAGTTCATCACCATCAGCTATACGCTCTTTTGCTCCGTGCCAACCAAGAACAGGCAAAGTAAAACAAACAGTCATTAAGACAAGTGCAACAATGGTATAAATTTTATATTTACTCATGATCTCTCCTTTAAATTTTAAAATTTCATCTGCTAAAAATAAAATTTTAAAATTTAAAAAGGGGCAAAACGCCCCTTTAAAAGCTACATACCAGCGTTTTCATCTACCCATTTTAGGTATTCGATGATATTTTTGATCTCTTCATCACTCATATGCTGATTTGGCATTCTAAGGTTAAAGTAATCAATCATTGATTTAATGTAGTCGTCATTATAGAACTTAGCAGGATCTTTGATAAATTCTGCTACCCATTTTTCGCCGTTTTCATGTCTTAGTAAAACGCCAGTTAGATCTGGACCTGAGCTTACTTGACCGATAACGTGGCAACCATTACAACCGCCTTTTAGATAAGCCTCTTCACCTTTTGCAGCAGCTGGACTCATCGGAGTTGCAATCTCTTTAGCTAGGTTATTTTTAGCTCTTAAGCCAACGTCAGCTGTTTTAACCATGTATTGCCATACTTGGTACTCCCAAAGGATAGCGCCGTTTACGTCGCCTTTTTTGTAAGCTTCGTCAGCTTTAGCTTTTACCTCTTTGATGTGACCGTATTGATCAAGTGCGTCATCAACCAAAGCTTTTACTTTTGGATATTTCTCATAATGTTTCTCTTTTAGGTATTTAACAACCTCTTGGATAACATCGTCAGTTGCCTTATTAGTTGCGATTACTTTGTCGTATTCGGCTTTTAAAGCCTCTGGGCTTAGAGTTTTTAGCTTGTTATTTTTTGCAGATTCATATTTTTTATTTGGATCTTTAACAAGCAAATAACCCATCATCTCTAGGTGAAGCGCTGAACAAAACTCGGTGCAGTAGTATGGGAAGACGCCTTCCATATCAGCTACGAAATTTACTGAAGCAGTTTTGCCAGGCTCTAGTGAAGCGTGAATATTGTAAAGGTCGATGCCAAAGCCGTGAGTCTCATCTTGAGCGCGCTCTAGGTTTGTTAAGTGAATTGTTACATTATCACCTTTATTTACTTCGATGTGCTCTGGGTTGATGTGGCTTCTGATCATTGTCGCATAGACAG includes the following:
- a CDS encoding 4Fe-4S dicluster domain-containing protein; amino-acid sequence: MDRRKFIILGSVAAAAGYGIGKILPKSSGDKLYLRPPGAVDDFDDLCVKCGQCVQVCPYHSISLLDIKDGYSNGTAYIDPKKRGCYLCDLFPCVLACPSGALDHATKVVDDVKMGVAVLSNANACMCLKREKLSEDSVEDLLVRKVYNDREEAEKDKIKGKIGQICDLCVSICPVGDSAIVMSEANLPLIKHGCVGCGVCAEVCPVKIINIAPKMSYDEIYKEEE
- a CDS encoding nitrous oxide reductase family maturation protein NosD, which encodes MRKIFNFALAFLPIFSSANILQDAINNASPGDVIKLGDGIYEGSITINKPLSIVGEGKNAHIKGNGKGTVVKIIASNVTLRNLKISGSGNDLGELDAGIGCDKANNVLITQNDLSDVLFGVDFKECSSSKITENNITSKKGASLGFRGDAVRLWYSHENLIEGNYIYDSRDMVAWYASHNKFLKNKAIRGRYSLHFMYANQNLVENNDFIGNAVGMFFMYSAGSNIKNNLVMDSDGAFGIGIGLKDVSNFTIENNTLIYNARGILLDNSPFQPGSTINFLGNKILHNVVGVYFHATQGTSIFENNDFIGNMDIVANDTPGDKMALNRWSKNYYDEYESFDRDKDGYGDTPFMHLSYADQLWQYYPNLQFFYGSSVFSILNFLAKLAPFSEPIKLLEDSTPRIKPLDASNFNALRAKRG
- a CDS encoding cytochrome C, translating into MSKYKIYTIVALVLMTVCFTLPVLGWHGAKERIADGDELPSYTYGIYNLYSSFQYKNHLLSKDVASDLHKMIEQKAEIGTPSFPIWYVSLEAPNYPKSAFPDGIPVYFHVDGYSGDVHEMNTINHYIGMYPMEHGGNLERAIAPYYLLISTLCMLAFLYYNGKFNSLLMVPTIIAPVLFMSAFAGWLYWYGHNMQEWGAFKIKPFMPTVLGDGSVAQFTTHSYPSIGFWVMIAMSVFCILAVFSKKKELNA